One window of Thermocoleostomius sinensis A174 genomic DNA carries:
- the lgt gene encoding prolipoprotein diacylglyceryl transferase translates to MYPPVDPIIFEFGPIALRWYGLLMATAVLVGALIASREVERRGQKADDFWDMLFWVLIPAFIGARLYYVFIQSPRTADGFGHYLENPLDIFKIWTGGIHIFGAFIFGGIALWLYTRVRRLPPLVFLDAITLALPLSQAIGRWGNFINQELYGPPTTLPWGLRIDRPHRIPPYNDLAQYPDSTRFHPLFLYESLWNLIGFGLIFWISRRFRSPLRDGDITLLYLIWYPFGRFFIEFLRTDSWFFPGTPFNVVHVLCAISVLGASIALYWRHRQPKRLERANEGDRTS, encoded by the coding sequence ATGTATCCTCCTGTTGACCCAATCATTTTTGAATTTGGCCCGATCGCCCTACGTTGGTATGGATTGCTGATGGCCACCGCCGTACTGGTGGGGGCGTTGATTGCAAGTCGTGAGGTAGAGCGACGAGGGCAAAAAGCGGATGATTTTTGGGACATGTTGTTTTGGGTGCTGATTCCCGCCTTTATTGGGGCGCGGCTCTATTATGTGTTTATTCAGTCTCCGCGGACAGCAGACGGGTTTGGTCACTATCTTGAGAACCCCTTGGACATTTTCAAAATCTGGACAGGGGGGATTCATATTTTTGGAGCGTTCATTTTTGGTGGGATTGCCCTATGGTTATATACCCGGGTTCGCCGCCTGCCCCCCTTGGTCTTTTTGGATGCCATTACCCTAGCGCTGCCCCTATCACAGGCGATCGGACGGTGGGGGAATTTTATTAATCAAGAACTGTATGGCCCACCCACTACCTTGCCCTGGGGGCTGCGCATCGATCGTCCCCACCGAATTCCACCCTACAACGACCTCGCTCAATATCCCGACAGTACCCGTTTTCATCCGCTGTTTTTGTATGAATCGCTGTGGAATTTGATTGGTTTTGGTCTCATTTTCTGGATCTCGCGTCGGTTTCGATCGCCGTTGCGGGATGGCGATATCACCCTGCTGTATTTAATTTGGTATCCCTTTGGTCGGTTTTTTATCGAGTTTTTGCGCACAGACTCCTGGTTTTTTCCGGGCACACCGTTTAATGTGGTGCATGTACTATGTGCCATATCTGTGTTGGGCGCAAGTATTGCGCTTTATTGGCGTCATCGTCAGCCTAAACGCTTGGAAAGGGCAAATGAAGGCGATCGCACCAGTTGA
- a CDS encoding sulfatase yields the protein MVNRRPNIIFLVLDTQRADRLSCYGYPLPTSPHIDALAEDATVFERAIAPAQWTIPSHASMFTGVYPSVHQTVQSYSTLPADLPTLAERLKAGGYFTAGFCNNPLVGVINNGLRRGFYSFLNYSGLLTSHPNQAGVPSGLLDRYRQGFKQLLAKLLNQVQDSFARSEALLELSFTPLMLPLWQTALSFKGNTVKSLDDAAQLLIHRKGVDADQPIFTFINLMGTHMPYHPPRRYMERFAPHVLRDRSAQHYLRRFNSDVYGWLAPLAGALDEPQKAALDGMYDAEVAYQDEQVGTFFSRLEQAGVLDETLVILCSDHGEHLGEKQFIGHSLTLYNELVQVPLIIRDPYNHLPRKTAVETVVSTCHLFHTVLTAAGLSDEAETAQSLVHSPTTERIQRQVFSEAIPPQNVLNLLLKRQPELIRDRACDVPRRAVWIGNHKLIETGDRFLELYDVYEDPQESLNLSDILPENVEALQECLQVFAGQSDRLVGATAGTTRAPGFDDPEVQRRLRDLGYLED from the coding sequence ATGGTGAACCGTCGTCCCAATATTATTTTCCTCGTTCTGGATACGCAACGCGCCGATCGCCTCTCCTGCTATGGCTACCCGTTGCCCACATCGCCCCACATCGATGCCCTAGCCGAGGACGCGACGGTATTTGAACGCGCCATTGCTCCGGCCCAGTGGACCATTCCCTCTCATGCGTCTATGTTCACCGGAGTATATCCATCGGTGCATCAAACGGTGCAATCCTACTCAACTTTGCCGGCCGATCTTCCCACCTTGGCAGAAAGGCTGAAAGCGGGTGGCTATTTTACGGCAGGATTTTGCAACAACCCACTAGTAGGGGTGATCAACAATGGACTGCGACGTGGTTTCTACAGTTTCCTTAACTACAGCGGTTTGCTAACCTCCCATCCTAATCAAGCCGGTGTTCCTTCAGGATTACTCGATCGCTATCGTCAAGGATTTAAGCAGCTATTAGCCAAACTCTTGAATCAAGTGCAAGATTCCTTTGCTCGCTCTGAAGCACTACTGGAACTTTCCTTCACGCCTTTGATGCTGCCACTGTGGCAGACCGCTCTCAGCTTTAAAGGAAATACTGTGAAATCCCTTGATGATGCTGCGCAATTGTTGATCCATCGGAAAGGTGTCGATGCCGATCAACCAATCTTTACGTTCATTAACTTGATGGGAACCCATATGCCCTATCACCCGCCGCGTCGATATATGGAGAGATTTGCGCCCCATGTGTTGCGCGATCGATCGGCTCAGCATTATTTACGTCGCTTTAATAGCGATGTCTATGGCTGGTTGGCGCCGTTGGCAGGGGCGCTGGATGAGCCACAAAAAGCTGCTCTCGATGGGATGTATGATGCAGAAGTGGCCTATCAAGATGAACAAGTTGGCACATTCTTTAGCCGACTTGAACAAGCAGGGGTGTTAGATGAAACGCTGGTGATTTTGTGCTCGGATCACGGCGAGCATTTAGGAGAAAAGCAGTTCATTGGACATTCGCTGACGTTGTACAACGAACTGGTGCAAGTGCCGCTAATTATTCGCGATCCGTATAATCATCTGCCGCGTAAGACGGCTGTAGAGACGGTTGTGTCTACCTGTCATTTATTTCACACAGTGTTGACCGCTGCTGGACTGAGTGACGAAGCCGAAACGGCCCAAAGCTTGGTGCATAGCCCAACCACCGAGCGAATCCAGCGTCAGGTGTTTTCGGAAGCGATTCCGCCGCAGAATGTTTTGAATTTACTGTTAAAGCGTCAGCCTGAATTAATTCGCGATCGAGCTTGTGATGTCCCCCGTCGTGCTGTTTGGATTGGCAATCACAAACTCATTGAAACAGGCGATCGGTTTTTGGAACTGTACGATGTCTACGAAGACCCCCAAGAAAGTCTGAACCTCAGTGACATCCTGCCCGAAAACGTGGAAGCTTTACAGGAATGTCTTCAAGTCTTTGCCGGTCAGTCCGATCGATTGGTAGGAGCTACTGCCGGAACCACCCGCGCTCCTGGATTTGACGATCCAGAAGTGCAGCGGCGTTTGCGCGATCTAGGATACTTAGAGGATTAG
- a CDS encoding ABC transporter ATP-binding protein translates to MSQTVLQDRGFAETNTRLDVELRKVFKVFNGDTAVRGIDLDIHQGEFFSILGPSGCGKTTTLRLIAGFEEPTGGEVLIRGKSMMHVPPYRRPVNTVFQSYALFNHLTVWENVAFGLRLKKCSKAEVQERVANALQLVKMDAFVRRYPAQLSGGQQQRVALARALVNRPAVVLLDEPLGALDLKLRKEMQVELSNLHQELGVTFVMVTHDQEEALSLSDRIAVMNMGKIEQIGTPSEIYESPKTPFVADFIGDTNLFQGRVEATQTSALQVVTQNGLKMWVKLQDTWNGSLPSEVVISVRPEKIQVGTTSTTDAINAYEGTLKHVMYLGTHVHYVVELLTGDRLTVLQPNRSEALPLHAPVQVYWAANDCLALTT, encoded by the coding sequence ATGTCTCAAACTGTTCTACAAGATCGAGGGTTTGCTGAAACAAATACCCGGCTAGATGTTGAACTGCGAAAAGTATTCAAGGTCTTTAATGGGGACACTGCCGTGCGCGGCATTGACTTGGATATTCACCAAGGGGAGTTCTTCAGCATTTTGGGGCCATCAGGCTGCGGCAAAACGACGACATTACGGTTAATTGCTGGGTTTGAAGAACCAACGGGTGGAGAAGTGTTAATTCGGGGGAAATCCATGATGCATGTGCCCCCCTATCGGCGCCCTGTGAACACCGTGTTTCAAAGCTATGCCCTATTTAATCATCTCACGGTCTGGGAGAACGTTGCCTTCGGGTTACGCTTGAAAAAATGTAGCAAAGCTGAAGTTCAAGAACGGGTGGCTAATGCATTGCAGTTGGTGAAGATGGACGCATTTGTTCGCCGCTATCCTGCTCAGCTTTCAGGAGGGCAACAGCAACGGGTAGCTTTGGCGCGAGCGCTGGTCAATCGTCCGGCAGTAGTTTTGCTAGATGAACCCTTAGGAGCACTCGATCTGAAGCTACGCAAAGAGATGCAGGTGGAGCTTTCTAATTTGCATCAGGAATTGGGCGTGACGTTTGTGATGGTGACACACGATCAAGAAGAAGCCCTGAGTTTGTCCGATCGCATTGCGGTGATGAATATGGGCAAAATTGAGCAAATCGGCACGCCCAGTGAAATTTACGAATCGCCCAAAACTCCATTTGTAGCAGACTTCATTGGGGATACCAACTTGTTTCAAGGGCGCGTGGAAGCGACTCAGACCTCGGCGTTGCAGGTTGTTACCCAAAATGGACTCAAGATGTGGGTCAAACTTCAAGACACGTGGAATGGCTCGCTTCCCAGTGAAGTGGTGATTAGCGTTCGTCCGGAAAAGATTCAGGTAGGGACAACTTCAACGACAGACGCCATTAATGCCTATGAGGGTACGCTCAAGCATGTGATGTATTTAGGAACCCATGTGCACTATGTGGTTGAACTGCTGACCGGCGATCGCCTGACGGTGCTGCAACCCAATCGTTCAGAGGCATTGCCACTCCATGCACCCGTTCAGGTTTATTGGGCAGCCAACGATTGTTTAGCTCTGACCACCTAG